Proteins encoded in a region of the Neodiprion virginianus isolate iyNeoVirg1 chromosome 2, iyNeoVirg1.1, whole genome shotgun sequence genome:
- the LOC124299229 gene encoding DNA polymerase epsilon subunit 3, whose protein sequence is MAERLEDLNLPNAVVTRIIKESLPDGVNIGKEARAAVAKAASIFILYITSTANTIAKKGKRKTISGTDVIQAIEEIEFDQFLEPLQEALENFKKSQKEKKDATTKRKQQKKDDEEVEEIVCEDAE, encoded by the coding sequence ATGGCTGAGAGATTAGAAGACTTGAATCTCCCTAATGCTGTTGTAACAAGAATAATTAAGGAATCTCTGCCGGACGGAGTCAATATTGGCAAAGAAGCACGAGCGGCGGTCGCAAAAGCTGCTTCGAtttttatattgtacataACGTCAACTGCCAATACAATCgctaaaaaaggaaaaagaaaaactatcAGTGGTACTGACGTTATTCAAGCTATTGAAGAAATTGAGTTTGACCAATTTCTTGAACCGCTCCAAGAGgcattggaaaatttcaaaaagtcacagaaggaaaaaaaggatgCGACTACAAAGAGAAAACAACAGAAGAAAGATGACGAAGAAGTGGAAGAAATCGTTTGCGAAGACGCTGAGTAG